In the Anastrepha obliqua isolate idAnaObli1 chromosome 1, idAnaObli1_1.0, whole genome shotgun sequence genome, one interval contains:
- the LOC129235789 gene encoding uncharacterized protein LOC129235789 isoform X2, with translation MAHNTDSANDLDKLQTEDNVSSPAKVSNSNSLLYDKSQSLVDIANNTFKELCRTLENEQSKLLELEERRKKLQEEMQRLKQEIEEEKHTYRLNLVESLTENAEVMCAKEMANIECGESAELDEDIPSGCEFQNKLDTCYETDETATGEEVSPASYSVHEDNNKNPNDIADSIQRKLQGVVAEGVIQQRSCEDSDNEFFF, from the exons ATGGCACATAATACAGATAGCGCGAATGATTTGGACAAACTTCAAACGGAGGACAATGTCAGTAGTCCAGCAAAagtatcaaattcaaattctttaCTCTATGACAAATCTCAATCACTGGTAGATATTGCGAATAATACCTTCAAAGAATTATGTCGTACATTGGAGAATGAACAGTCCAAGTTGCTAGAGTTAGAGGAACGACGTAAAAAGCTGCAGGAGGAAATGCAACGCCTCAAGCAAGAAATTGAGGAAGAGAAGCATACTTATCGTCTCAATTTGGTAGAATCTCTTACGGAGAATGCGGAAGTAATGTGCGCCAAAGAAATGGCTAATATCGAATGTGGAGAAAGTGCGGAGCTTGACGAAG ATATACCATCAGGCTGTGAGTTTCAAAATAAACTCGACACATGTTACGAAACCGATGAAACAGCAACTGGCGAAGAAGTCTCTCCTGCCAGCTACTCAGTACATGAAGATAATAACAAAAATCCCAATGACATTGCTGATAGTATTCAGCGGAAGCTGCAGGGTGTAGTTGCAGAAGGCGTAATTCAGCAACGTAGTTGTGAAGATTCAGACaatgag tttttcttttag
- the LOC129235789 gene encoding uncharacterized protein LOC129235789 isoform X1 — MAHNTDSANDLDKLQTEDNVSSPAKVSNSNSLLYDKSQSLVDIANNTFKELCRTLENEQSKLLELEERRKKLQEEMQRLKQEIEEEKHTYRLNLVESLTENAEVMCAKEMANIECGESAELDEDIPSGCEFQNKLDTCYETDETATGEEVSPASYSVHEDNNKNPNDIADSIQRKLQGVVAEGVIQQRSCEDSDNEANISHQT; from the exons ATGGCACATAATACAGATAGCGCGAATGATTTGGACAAACTTCAAACGGAGGACAATGTCAGTAGTCCAGCAAAagtatcaaattcaaattctttaCTCTATGACAAATCTCAATCACTGGTAGATATTGCGAATAATACCTTCAAAGAATTATGTCGTACATTGGAGAATGAACAGTCCAAGTTGCTAGAGTTAGAGGAACGACGTAAAAAGCTGCAGGAGGAAATGCAACGCCTCAAGCAAGAAATTGAGGAAGAGAAGCATACTTATCGTCTCAATTTGGTAGAATCTCTTACGGAGAATGCGGAAGTAATGTGCGCCAAAGAAATGGCTAATATCGAATGTGGAGAAAGTGCGGAGCTTGACGAAG ATATACCATCAGGCTGTGAGTTTCAAAATAAACTCGACACATGTTACGAAACCGATGAAACAGCAACTGGCGAAGAAGTCTCTCCTGCCAGCTACTCAGTACATGAAGATAATAACAAAAATCCCAATGACATTGCTGATAGTATTCAGCGGAAGCTGCAGGGTGTAGTTGCAGAAGGCGTAATTCAGCAACGTAGTTGTGAAGATTCAGACaatgag gcGAATATTTCACACCAAACTTGA
- the LOC129235788 gene encoding uncharacterized protein LOC129235788, producing the protein MVSEVQHLQDLIASSFVPALKNDLDDTPLQSEQFNEYRKYLELQVPILYDLLQQKQQWIFESEEQEAFETLANLLALLCEITATSTIYRLSDEKIQRNANRILREQLPIKTVAVEQLIFTFYQEKLNKVKWKKQLGAVHGFLQFLQLQYCAQTIPKQWVNFCLSIGLTVRESHEPTCKRMGILIFQLLLNSSNFSYIQEQNIHSVIYDSAYKDVDFLDSVESATDVWKCLYSCLNFFTDLDSFKWSQLDDLMEKAIKNVTMASDSIISLCHLQFVIKFAVYFAINQKEIENHCESDLNDPAALEQCRNVCVTNNSYTIFRWAKNILNMFTVNSYKLMQDKEISKKFLLEIHKCYLVCIMPIELQIIGPLLLQFLEKFTIVLMQVMNSHKMDLEIIKLVHMTLETFKFQLQYSPHINESKDFEKLYKALTQLLKHNTFVQNK; encoded by the exons ATGGTCTCTGAAGTGCAACATCTTCAGGATTTAATTGCTTCCTCTTTTGTCCCTGCTTTAAAAAACGACTTGGATGATACGCCTTTGCAGAGCGAGCAATTTAATGAATACAGAAAATATTTAGAACTACAAGTACCAATACTTTATGacctattacaacaaaaacagcaatggATCTTCGAAAGCGAAGAGCAGGAAGCTTTTGag aCACTTGCCAATTTGTTGGCCTTGCTGTGCGAGATAACTGCGACATCGACCATTTACAGGCTGTCGGATGAAAAGATTCAAAGAAATGCGAATCGAATTCTACGTGAACAGCTTCCTATAAAAACCGTTGCTGTGGAACAACTCATCTTTACATTTTACCAGGAAAAACTTAATAAGGTTAaatggaaaaaacaattggGAGCAGTGCATGGATTCTTACAGTTTTTACAG tTGCAATATTGCGCTCAAACAATACCAAAGCAGTGGGTGAATTTCTGCTTATCGATAGGCCTAACTGTGCGTGAAAGCCATGAGCCTACTTGCAAACGCATGGGGATATTAATCTTTCAGCTTCTTTTGAATTCTAGT AATTTTTCGTACATTCAAGAGCAAAACATACACAGTGTTATATACGATTCAGCATACAAAGATGTTGATTTTTTGGACTCGGTAGAATCGGCAACAGATGTCTGGAAATGCTTGTACAGTTGTCTAAACTTCTTTACGGACTTAGATAGCTTCAAG TGGAGCCAATTGGATGACCTGATGGAAAAAGCGATTAAAAATGTAACAATGGCATCTGATAGTATAATCTCCCTTTGCCATTTGCAATTTGTTATCAAATTTGCAGTATATTTCGCAATAAATCAAAAAGAGATCGAAAATCATTGCGAATCAGATCTCAACGACCCAGCTGCTTTAGAACAGTGTCGAAATGTGTGCGTTACAAACAATtcttatacaatttttcgatgggcaaaaaacattttgaatatgTTTACTGTGAACTCATATAAACTAATGCAAGATAAAGAGatttcgaagaaatttttattg gaAATACACAAGTGTTATTTGGTTTGTATAATGCCAATTGAATTACAAATAATCGGTCCACTCTTATTACAATTTCTGGAAAAGTTTACAATTGTTTTAATGCAGGTCATGAACTCACATAAAATGGATCTTGAAATCATTAAG ttaGTCCACATGACTTTGGAAACATTCAAATTTCAACTACAATATTCCCCCCACATTAATGAAAGTAAAGACTTCGAAAAACTTTACAAAGCTCTGACACAACTACTAAAACACAATACCtttgtacaaaataaataa